A single Pseudomonas sp. DC1.2 DNA region contains:
- a CDS encoding class I SAM-dependent rRNA methyltransferase — translation MSSLNQALRAALDHRQDLLAELHQQGTDCYRLFHGSQEGASGLTIDRYGPQLLVQSFHQSLERDALLQLHQSINQHLGLETLLVYNDRSRGNSRIDREDTVYPADDAALQDLIGHEWGLNYRVRGRHAGQDPLLFLDLRNTRGWVKDHSKNKSVLNLFAYTCGVGLSAAAGGASEVCNLDFAEGNLAVGRENGLLNAQLPTMEFIQSDYFPAIRQLAGLPISQRRGQKLPSYQRLEPRQYDVVLLDPPAWAKSAFGTVDLLRDYQSLLKPALLATAENGVLICCNNLAKVSMDDWREQVLRCAEKTGRPVREWTVMTPGRDFPSMDQQPPLKTLILQL, via the coding sequence ATGTCTTCCTTGAATCAGGCGCTGCGCGCCGCCCTCGATCATCGCCAGGACCTGCTTGCCGAACTGCATCAGCAAGGCACCGATTGTTATCGTTTGTTTCACGGCAGCCAGGAGGGCGCCAGTGGCCTGACCATCGACCGCTATGGCCCGCAACTGCTGGTGCAAAGTTTTCACCAGTCGCTGGAACGCGACGCCCTGCTGCAACTGCACCAGAGCATCAACCAACACCTGGGGCTCGAAACCCTACTGGTCTACAACGACCGCTCACGGGGTAACTCGCGGATTGATCGCGAAGACACCGTCTACCCCGCCGACGACGCCGCGCTGCAAGACCTGATCGGCCACGAATGGGGCCTGAACTACCGGGTACGCGGACGTCACGCGGGGCAAGACCCGCTGCTGTTCCTCGACCTGCGCAACACCCGGGGCTGGGTCAAGGATCACAGCAAAAACAAGAGCGTGCTGAACCTGTTCGCCTACACCTGTGGTGTCGGCCTGAGCGCGGCGGCAGGGGGCGCCAGCGAGGTCTGTAACCTCGACTTCGCCGAAGGCAACCTCGCCGTAGGTCGCGAGAATGGCCTGCTCAACGCGCAGTTGCCGACCATGGAATTTATTCAGTCTGATTATTTCCCGGCCATTCGCCAACTGGCCGGCCTGCCGATCAGTCAGCGTCGCGGGCAAAAGCTGCCCAGCTATCAGCGCCTGGAACCGCGTCAGTACGACGTGGTGCTGCTGGACCCGCCAGCCTGGGCCAAGAGCGCGTTTGGCACCGTCGACCTGCTGCGAGACTACCAGAGCCTGCTGAAACCGGCACTGCTGGCCACCGCCGAGAATGGTGTGCTGATCTGCTGCAACAACCTGGCAAAAGTCAGCATGGACGACTGGCGCGAACAGGTGCTGCGTTGTGCCGAAAAGACCGGGCGCCCGGTGCGTGAATGGACAGTGATGACCCCGGGTCGAGACTTCCCATCGATGGATCAGCAGCCGCCCCTGAAAACCCTGATCCTTCAGCTCTGA
- the panD gene encoding aspartate 1-decarboxylase yields MHAIMLKAKLHRAEVTHAVLDYEGSCAIDGEWLDLSGIREYEQIQIYNVDNGERFTTYAIRGEEGSRMISVNGAAAHKAKVGDRVIICAYAHYSEAELLNFKPRMLYMAPGNELSHTSNAIPVQVA; encoded by the coding sequence ATGCACGCCATCATGCTCAAGGCCAAGCTGCACCGCGCCGAAGTCACCCACGCCGTACTTGATTACGAAGGTTCCTGCGCCATTGATGGCGAATGGCTGGACCTGTCCGGCATCCGTGAATACGAACAGATCCAGATCTATAACGTCGACAACGGCGAACGCTTCACCACCTACGCGATTCGCGGCGAAGAAGGTTCACGCATGATCTCGGTCAACGGCGCAGCGGCCCATAAAGCCAAGGTTGGCGATCGAGTGATCATTTGCGCTTACGCCCACTACAGCGAAGCCGAATTGCTCAACTTCAAGCCACGCATGCTTTACATGGCGCCGGGCAATGAACTGAGCCACACCAGCAATGCCATTCCAGTCCAGGTTGCCTGA
- the pgi gene encoding glucose-6-phosphate isomerase: MAYYRTPHDVTALPAWQALKDHRQAMQDFSMREAFNADPQRFTQFTLSSCGLFLDYSKNLINTQTRNLLVGLANEVDLKGAIKALFDGEIVNSSEGRPALHTALRRPVGDKLSVNGVNVMPDVHKVLNQITDLVGRIHDGLWRGYTEKPITDVVNIGIGGSFLGPELVSEALLSYAQKGVRCHYLANIDGSEFHELTMKLRAETTLFIVSSKSFNTLETLKNAQAARAWYLAQGGSEAELYRHFIAVSSNNAAAVAFGIREENIFPMWDWVGGRYSLWSAIGLPIALAIGMSNFKELLSGAYTMDQHFQSAPFEQNMPVLLALLGVWYGNFWGAQSHAILPYDHYLRNITKHLQQLDMESNGKSVRQDGTPVSTDTGPVIWGGVGCNGQHAYHQLLHQGTQLIPADFIVPIVSFNPVSDHHQWLYANCLSQSQALMLGKTRAEAEAELRDKGMSEDDVQKLAPHKVIPGNRPSNTLVVERISPRRLGALVALYEHKVFVQSVVWGINAFDQWGVELGKELGKGVYNRLVGSEEAPADDASTQGLINYFRGRHRG, from the coding sequence ATGGCGTACTACCGCACTCCTCACGACGTTACCGCTCTGCCCGCCTGGCAAGCGTTGAAAGATCACCGCCAAGCCATGCAGGATTTCAGCATGCGCGAAGCCTTTAATGCCGATCCGCAGCGCTTCACGCAATTCACCCTCAGCAGCTGTGGCCTGTTTCTCGATTACTCGAAGAACCTGATCAACACCCAGACCCGCAATCTGCTGGTGGGCCTGGCCAACGAAGTCGATCTCAAGGGCGCAATCAAAGCGCTGTTTGACGGCGAAATCGTCAACTCCTCCGAAGGTCGTCCGGCGCTGCACACTGCGCTGCGTCGTCCAGTGGGCGATAAGCTGTCGGTCAACGGCGTCAATGTGATGCCGGACGTGCATAAAGTGCTGAACCAGATCACCGACCTCGTGGGCCGCATTCACGACGGTCTGTGGCGCGGTTACACCGAGAAACCGATCACTGACGTGGTGAACATCGGTATCGGTGGCTCGTTCCTCGGCCCTGAGCTGGTTTCCGAAGCGCTGCTGTCCTACGCTCAAAAAGGCGTGCGCTGCCACTACCTGGCGAACATCGACGGCAGTGAGTTCCACGAACTGACCATGAAGCTGCGCGCCGAGACCACGTTGTTCATCGTCTCGTCGAAATCGTTCAATACCCTCGAAACCCTGAAAAACGCTCAGGCCGCACGCGCCTGGTACTTGGCTCAGGGGGGCTCGGAAGCCGAGTTGTATCGCCACTTCATCGCGGTATCGAGCAACAACGCTGCGGCCGTGGCGTTCGGTATCCGTGAAGAAAACATCTTCCCGATGTGGGACTGGGTCGGCGGACGTTATTCGCTGTGGTCGGCTATTGGTCTGCCGATTGCCCTGGCCATCGGCATGTCGAACTTCAAGGAACTGCTGTCCGGTGCCTACACCATGGACCAGCATTTCCAGAGCGCACCGTTCGAACAGAACATGCCGGTACTGCTGGCGTTGCTCGGTGTCTGGTACGGCAACTTCTGGGGCGCGCAAAGCCACGCGATCCTGCCGTATGACCACTACCTGCGCAACATCACCAAGCACTTGCAACAGTTGGACATGGAATCCAACGGCAAGAGCGTGCGCCAGGACGGGACTCCCGTGTCGACCGATACCGGACCGGTGATCTGGGGAGGGGTGGGCTGCAACGGCCAGCATGCCTACCACCAGTTGCTGCACCAAGGGACCCAACTGATCCCGGCCGATTTCATCGTACCGATCGTCAGCTTTAATCCGGTGTCCGACCACCATCAGTGGCTGTACGCCAACTGCTTGTCCCAGAGCCAAGCACTGATGCTCGGCAAGACCCGCGCCGAGGCCGAGGCCGAGCTGCGTGACAAGGGCATGAGCGAAGACGACGTACAAAAACTCGCGCCGCACAAAGTGATCCCGGGCAACCGTCCAAGTAACACGTTGGTGGTAGAACGCATCAGCCCGCGTCGTCTCGGCGCTCTGGTGGCGCTGTACGAACACAAAGTGTTTGTGCAAAGCGTGGTCTGGGGCATCAATGCCTTCGATCAGTGGGGCGTGGAACTGGGCAAAGAACTGGGCAAAGGCGTTTACAACCGCTTGGTCGGCAGCGAAGAAGCACCCGCTGACGATGCATCCACTCAAGGCCTGATCAACTACTTCCGCGGTCGTCACCGCGGTTGA
- the panB gene encoding 3-methyl-2-oxobutanoate hydroxymethyltransferase, producing MPAITLTTLQSLKQKGEKITMLTCYDATFANACNTAGVEVLLVGDSLGMVLQGHDSTLPVTTAEMAYHVAAVKRGNTEALILADLPFMANATLEQTMINSATLMQAGAHMIKVEGALWLAESIRLLAERGVPVCAHMGLTPQAVNILGGYKVQGRNENQARQMRADAIALEQAGASMLLLECVPSELALEITQAVKIPVIGIGAGSATDGQVLVLHDMLGLSITGRVPKFVKNFMTGQESIQAALSAYVAEVKAVTFPGIEHGFSA from the coding sequence ATGCCAGCCATCACCCTGACCACGCTCCAGAGCCTCAAGCAAAAAGGTGAAAAAATCACCATGCTGACCTGCTATGACGCGACCTTCGCCAACGCCTGCAACACTGCCGGCGTCGAAGTGCTGCTGGTGGGCGACTCCCTCGGCATGGTCTTGCAAGGTCACGACAGCACCCTGCCCGTTACTACCGCTGAAATGGCCTACCACGTGGCCGCCGTCAAGCGCGGTAATACCGAGGCCTTGATCCTCGCCGACCTGCCCTTCATGGCCAACGCAACCCTTGAGCAAACCATGATCAACAGCGCCACGCTGATGCAGGCTGGCGCACACATGATCAAAGTCGAGGGCGCCCTTTGGCTGGCGGAGTCCATTCGCCTGCTCGCCGAGCGCGGTGTACCGGTTTGCGCGCACATGGGGCTGACCCCTCAAGCCGTGAACATTCTTGGCGGTTATAAAGTCCAGGGTCGCAACGAGAACCAGGCGCGGCAGATGCGTGCCGATGCCATCGCCCTGGAGCAGGCCGGCGCCTCAATGTTGCTGCTGGAGTGCGTACCGAGTGAACTGGCCCTGGAAATCACTCAAGCGGTGAAGATTCCAGTGATCGGTATCGGCGCCGGCAGCGCCACCGACGGCCAGGTACTGGTTCTTCACGACATGCTCGGCCTGTCCATCACGGGCCGCGTGCCGAAGTTCGTAAAAAACTTCATGACCGGACAAGAGAGCATTCAGGCAGCCCTGAGTGCCTATGTCGCCGAAGTCAAAGCGGTTACGTTCCCTGGTATCGAACACGGATTCTCTGCATGA
- the acs gene encoding acetate--CoA ligase, producing MFDISTFPNADAVRRSAHLSQDDYHRLYRQSVEHPSTFWAEQATRFLDWSAPWQTVQRYDLKTGEASWFAGGQLNVSYNCIDRHLEKRGDQIAIIWEGDSPVESAQITYKKLHHNVCRLANVLKSRGVKKGDRVCIYMPMIPEAAYAMLACARIGAVHSVVFGGFSPDSLRDRILDADCRTVITADEGVRGGKFVPLKHNVDQALQSCPAVSTVIIVERTQGDVKWVEGRDLWYHQALRDVEDDCPPEPMNAEDPLFILYTSGSTGKPKGVLHTTGGYLLQAAMTFKYVLDYRDGEVFWCTADVGWVTGHSYIVYGPLANGATTLIFEGVPSYPNSSRFWQVIDKHHVNIFYTAPTALRALMREGPEPLKATSRESLRLLGSVGEPINPEAWDWYFNVVGKQRCPIVDTWWQTETGAIMLSPLVSAQRIKPGCAAQPMFGVQPVLLDEHGKEIRGAGSGVLAIKSSWPAQIRSIYGDPQRMVDTYFKPYPGYYFTGDGARRDEDGDYWITGRIDDVINVSGHRIGTAEVESALVLHDSIAEAAMVGYPHDVKGQGIYAFVTPMNGTEPNDELKKQLLACVSKEIGSFAKPDLIQWAPALPKTRSGKIMRRILRKIACNELDSLGDTSTLADPSVVQGLIDKRLNL from the coding sequence ATGTTCGATATCAGTACGTTCCCCAACGCCGATGCCGTCCGCCGGTCAGCGCATTTGAGCCAAGACGACTACCACCGTCTATACCGCCAATCCGTCGAACACCCAAGTACCTTCTGGGCCGAACAGGCCACGCGTTTTCTTGACTGGAGTGCGCCCTGGCAGACCGTCCAGCGCTATGACCTGAAAACCGGTGAAGCCAGCTGGTTTGCCGGCGGCCAATTGAACGTCAGTTACAACTGCATCGACCGCCACCTGGAAAAGCGTGGCGATCAGATCGCAATCATCTGGGAAGGCGACAGTCCGGTCGAATCGGCCCAGATCACCTACAAAAAGCTCCATCACAACGTGTGTCGTCTGGCCAACGTGCTGAAAAGCCGTGGCGTAAAGAAAGGCGATCGGGTGTGTATTTACATGCCAATGATTCCCGAAGCAGCCTACGCGATGCTCGCCTGCGCCCGGATTGGCGCCGTGCATTCAGTGGTGTTCGGCGGTTTCTCTCCGGATTCCCTGCGAGACCGCATTCTCGACGCTGATTGCCGAACCGTCATCACCGCCGATGAAGGCGTGCGCGGCGGCAAATTCGTGCCGCTCAAGCACAACGTCGACCAAGCGCTGCAAAGCTGTCCGGCCGTCAGCACCGTGATCATCGTCGAGCGAACCCAGGGCGACGTGAAGTGGGTCGAGGGCCGTGACCTCTGGTATCACCAGGCCTTGCGCGATGTCGAAGACGATTGCCCGCCCGAGCCAATGAACGCCGAAGACCCGCTGTTTATCCTCTACACCTCCGGCAGCACGGGCAAACCCAAAGGCGTGCTGCACACCACCGGCGGCTATCTGCTGCAAGCGGCGATGACCTTCAAGTACGTACTCGATTACCGCGACGGCGAAGTCTTCTGGTGTACCGCCGACGTAGGCTGGGTCACCGGCCACAGCTACATCGTCTATGGCCCGCTGGCCAACGGCGCGACCACACTAATATTCGAAGGCGTGCCGAGTTATCCGAATAGCTCGCGCTTCTGGCAAGTGATCGACAAACACCACGTCAACATTTTCTACACCGCACCCACCGCACTGCGCGCCCTGATGCGTGAAGGCCCCGAACCGTTGAAGGCAACTTCCCGCGAAAGCCTGCGACTACTCGGCAGCGTCGGTGAGCCGATTAACCCAGAGGCGTGGGACTGGTACTTCAATGTCGTGGGCAAACAGCGTTGCCCCATCGTTGATACCTGGTGGCAGACCGAAACTGGCGCCATCATGCTCAGCCCGTTGGTGAGCGCGCAACGGATCAAACCCGGTTGTGCGGCGCAGCCGATGTTCGGCGTGCAACCGGTGCTGCTCGACGAACACGGCAAGGAAATCAGAGGCGCCGGCAGCGGTGTATTGGCCATCAAGTCCAGTTGGCCTGCGCAAATTCGCAGTATCTACGGCGACCCGCAGCGGATGGTCGACACCTATTTCAAACCCTACCCCGGCTACTACTTCACCGGCGACGGCGCACGGCGTGACGAGGATGGCGATTACTGGATCACCGGACGCATCGACGACGTGATCAATGTGTCCGGGCACCGCATCGGCACCGCTGAAGTGGAAAGCGCACTGGTGCTGCACGACAGCATCGCCGAGGCGGCGATGGTCGGTTATCCCCACGACGTCAAAGGCCAAGGCATCTATGCCTTCGTCACGCCCATGAACGGCACCGAACCCAACGACGAACTGAAAAAACAACTGCTGGCCTGCGTCAGCAAGGAAATCGGCAGCTTCGCTAAACCGGACCTGATTCAATGGGCGCCGGCCTTGCCGAAAACGCGTTCGGGCAAGATCATGCGGCGCATTCTGCGCAAGATTGCCTGCAACGAACTGGACAGCCTGGGTGACACCTCGACGCTCGCTGATCCGAGCGTGGTCCAGGGCTTGATCGACAAGCGCCTGAACCTGTGA
- the panC gene encoding pantoate--beta-alanine ligase: MNTVKTVRELRAAVARARSEGKRIGFVPTMGNLHSGHVALVTKATQRVDFVVASIFVNPLQFGAGEDLDKYPRTLATDQEKLLQAGCQLLFAPTVSEMYPDGLAGQTRVSVPQLSEGLCGASRPGHFEGVATVVSKLFNMVQPDLAIFGQKDFQQLAVIRALVHDLNMPIQIIGEPTVRAADGLALSSRNGFLSEEQRATAPVVYRTLSSIAEAIKQGHRDYPTLIDTQIKQLEAAGLRADYLEIRHALTLRPATVEDRDLVILVAAFLGTTRLIDNVHLNLDT, translated from the coding sequence ATGAACACCGTAAAAACCGTCCGCGAACTGCGGGCCGCCGTAGCCCGCGCCCGCAGTGAAGGCAAACGCATCGGCTTCGTACCGACCATGGGCAATCTGCACAGCGGTCATGTCGCGCTGGTGACCAAAGCCACCCAACGGGTGGACTTCGTGGTCGCGAGTATCTTCGTCAATCCGCTGCAATTCGGCGCAGGCGAAGACCTCGATAAATACCCGCGTACCCTGGCAACAGATCAGGAAAAACTACTCCAGGCCGGCTGCCAACTGTTGTTCGCGCCGACTGTGAGCGAAATGTACCCCGATGGCCTGGCAGGCCAGACCCGTGTCAGTGTTCCGCAACTGTCCGAAGGCCTGTGCGGTGCCAGCCGCCCAGGGCATTTCGAAGGCGTGGCGACGGTGGTCAGCAAGCTGTTCAACATGGTCCAACCGGACCTCGCCATCTTCGGTCAGAAAGATTTCCAGCAACTGGCCGTGATTCGCGCGCTGGTGCATGACCTGAACATGCCCATCCAGATCATCGGCGAACCGACTGTACGGGCCGCCGACGGCTTGGCGCTGTCGTCGCGTAATGGTTTCCTCAGTGAAGAACAACGCGCGACCGCACCCGTGGTGTATCGCACGCTGTCGTCGATTGCCGAAGCCATTAAACAAGGTCATCGCGACTATCCGACGCTGATTGACACGCAGATCAAACAGCTCGAAGCGGCTGGTTTGCGTGCTGATTACCTGGAAATTCGCCACGCCCTGACCTTGCGTCCGGCGACCGTGGAAGATAGGGACTTGGTGATTCTAGTGGCCGCATTTTTGGGCACAACACGGTTGATCGACAACGTGCATCTGAACCTCGACACCTAA
- the folK gene encoding 2-amino-4-hydroxy-6-hydroxymethyldihydropteridine diphosphokinase, producing the protein MERIYIGMGSNLADPAEQLRSAVEALAQLPQTTLSGVSAFYQSDSLLPGQPRYTNAVAALDSHLTPLDLLDALQAIENEQGRERLERWGPRTLDLDIVLFGDRLIDEPRLKVPHYHLQERAFVLYPLAELAPADLRLADGRTLCELLAACPFVGLERLPLN; encoded by the coding sequence ATGGAACGCATCTACATCGGCATGGGCAGCAATCTGGCTGACCCTGCCGAACAATTGCGCAGCGCCGTCGAGGCGCTGGCGCAGTTGCCGCAGACCACGCTGTCCGGGGTCTCTGCGTTCTATCAGAGCGACTCATTGCTGCCAGGGCAACCGCGTTATACCAACGCGGTCGCCGCCCTCGACAGCCACCTAACACCGCTGGACCTACTGGATGCGCTGCAAGCTATCGAGAACGAGCAGGGCCGCGAACGCCTTGAACGCTGGGGCCCACGCACGCTGGACCTGGATATTGTGCTGTTCGGTGACCGCCTGATCGACGAGCCTCGCCTCAAAGTTCCGCACTACCACTTGCAGGAACGCGCCTTTGTGCTCTATCCACTGGCCGAACTGGCGCCTGCGGATCTGCGTCTGGCCGATGGCCGCACACTGTGTGAATTGCTGGCGGCCTGCCCGTTTGTCGGACTGGAGCGCCTCCCGCTGAATTGA
- a CDS encoding oxygenase MpaB family protein — MEFIRTRIETQVMSLTGLSLGTLDLENPKGDPGLFGPDSVSWQVHGDFTSMLIGGISALMLQALHPLALAGVWDHSNFREDMLGRLRRTGQFISGTTFGSTKDADWLIEKVRTIHLQVVGTAPDGRPYAASDPELLTWVHVAEVSNFLAAHLRYRNPQLSLADQDRYYREIAQVAERLGARNVPRSREEVAGYLERIRPQLLCDERSREVLRLLLNAPSPSRLAKPFGSLMMRAGIDLLPHWAADLLGVSQSPLQRTLIRASVNRSAPMLRWAVRNGSVQRAKRRMGLPC; from the coding sequence ATGGAATTTATCCGTACCCGCATCGAAACCCAAGTCATGAGCCTGACGGGCCTGTCCCTCGGCACCCTGGACCTGGAAAACCCCAAGGGCGACCCCGGGCTATTCGGGCCTGACTCCGTGAGCTGGCAAGTCCATGGGGATTTCACCAGCATGCTGATCGGTGGTATCAGCGCCTTGATGCTGCAAGCCCTGCACCCCTTGGCCCTGGCAGGAGTCTGGGATCACTCGAATTTCCGTGAAGACATGCTCGGTCGATTGCGCCGCACCGGGCAGTTCATTTCTGGCACCACCTTTGGTTCGACCAAAGACGCCGACTGGCTGATCGAGAAAGTGCGCACCATTCACCTGCAAGTGGTCGGCACTGCGCCGGACGGTAGGCCCTATGCCGCCAGCGACCCGGAACTGCTGACCTGGGTGCATGTGGCAGAGGTCAGCAACTTCCTCGCCGCGCATTTGCGCTACCGCAATCCGCAGCTGTCGCTGGCAGACCAGGATCGCTACTACCGGGAAATAGCGCAGGTCGCCGAGCGGCTGGGCGCTCGGAACGTTCCGCGCTCACGCGAGGAAGTTGCCGGCTACCTTGAACGCATTCGCCCACAACTGTTGTGCGACGAACGCAGTCGCGAAGTGTTGCGACTGCTATTGAACGCTCCCTCCCCCAGCCGCCTCGCCAAACCATTTGGCAGTTTGATGATGCGGGCCGGCATCGACTTGCTGCCGCATTGGGCCGCAGATCTGCTCGGCGTCAGTCAAAGTCCGCTGCAACGCACGCTGATCCGCGCCAGCGTCAACCGCAGCGCGCCGATGCTGCGCTGGGCCGTGCGTAACGGTTCGGTGCAGCGGGCCAAACGACGGATGGGATTGCCCTGCTGA
- a CDS encoding polynucleotide adenylyltransferase PcnB, whose amino-acid sequence MLKKLFQSFRSPKRHTQHIRSTPEVLNSGQHSLQKAQFSRYAVNIVERLQNAGYQAYLVGGCVRDMLLGITPKDFDVATSATPEQIRAEFRNARIIGRRFKLVHIHFGREIIEVATFRANHPQNDEEEDSNQSSRNESGRILRDNVYGSLEEDAQRRDFTINALYYDPVSERILDYANGVHDIRNHLIRLIGDPKQRYQEDPVRMLRAVRFAAKLNFGIEKHSAAPIRELAPMLREIPSARLFEEVLKLFLSGHAADTFEMLVDLQLFDPLFPASAEALEYNPTYTHTLISEALVNTDLRIKQNKPVTPAFLFAALLWPALPGRVLRLQERGMPPIPAMQEAAHELIAEQCQRIAIPKRFTLPIREIWDMQERLPRRSGKRADLLLDNPRFRAGYDFLLLRESAGEQTDDLGEWWTDYQDANDSERRDMIRDLSGKEEGGSGAPRKRRRSGGAKRKRAAGAPSTTGE is encoded by the coding sequence ATGCTGAAGAAGTTGTTCCAGTCATTCCGTTCTCCCAAGCGTCATACGCAACACATCCGCAGCACGCCTGAAGTGCTCAATAGCGGCCAACATTCGCTGCAAAAGGCGCAATTCAGCCGTTACGCGGTCAATATCGTCGAGCGCCTGCAGAACGCCGGTTACCAGGCCTACCTGGTCGGCGGTTGTGTGCGTGACATGCTGCTCGGTATCACACCGAAAGATTTCGACGTTGCCACCAGTGCCACGCCGGAACAGATACGCGCCGAATTCCGCAATGCGCGGATCATCGGTCGTCGCTTCAAACTGGTACACATCCACTTCGGGCGTGAAATCATTGAAGTCGCGACCTTTCGCGCCAATCACCCGCAAAACGACGAAGAGGAAGACAGCAACCAGTCCTCGCGCAACGAAAGCGGGCGCATTCTGCGCGATAACGTCTATGGCTCCCTGGAAGAAGACGCGCAACGTCGCGACTTCACCATCAATGCACTCTATTACGACCCGGTCAGCGAACGCATTCTCGATTACGCCAACGGCGTACACGACATCCGTAATCACCTGATCCGCTTGATCGGCGACCCGAAGCAACGCTACCAGGAAGACCCGGTACGGATGCTGCGGGCGGTGCGTTTCGCGGCGAAGCTCAATTTCGGTATTGAAAAACACAGTGCGGCTCCGATCCGCGAGCTGGCACCGATGCTGCGCGAGATTCCATCGGCCCGCCTGTTTGAAGAGGTGCTCAAGCTGTTCCTCTCCGGCCATGCCGCCGATACGTTCGAGATGCTGGTCGACTTGCAGTTGTTCGATCCGTTGTTCCCGGCCAGTGCAGAGGCCCTGGAATACAACCCGACCTACACCCATACGCTGATCAGCGAAGCACTGGTCAACACCGACCTGCGGATCAAGCAGAACAAACCGGTGACCCCGGCGTTCCTGTTTGCCGCATTGCTCTGGCCTGCGCTCCCCGGCCGTGTACTGCGCCTGCAAGAACGCGGCATGCCGCCGATTCCGGCGATGCAGGAAGCGGCGCACGAGTTGATTGCCGAACAATGCCAGCGGATCGCGATTCCGAAACGCTTCACCCTGCCGATCCGCGAGATCTGGGACATGCAGGAGCGCCTGCCACGTCGCAGCGGCAAGCGCGCAGACCTGTTGCTGGACAATCCACGCTTCCGTGCCGGTTACGATTTTCTACTGCTGCGCGAAAGCGCCGGCGAGCAGACCGATGACTTGGGCGAATGGTGGACGGATTATCAGGACGCCAACGACAGTGAGCGTCGGGACATGATCCGCGACCTTAGCGGCAAGGAAGAAGGGGGCAGCGGTGCTCCACGTAAACGTCGCCGCAGCGGCGGTGCCAAGCGCAAACGCGCCGCCGGGGCGCCGAGCACCACAGGCGAGTAA